A DNA window from Arachis hypogaea cultivar Tifrunner chromosome 18, arahy.Tifrunner.gnm2.J5K5, whole genome shotgun sequence contains the following coding sequences:
- the LOC112769545 gene encoding uncharacterized protein: MNLEGVGDEVRCYAFPVTLAGPAIRWFNALSQGSVTTFADITCTFLAQFTTRIAKAKHPINLLGVTQRSGKPTRKYLDKFNDEFLEIDGLTDSVASLCLTNGLLNEDFRKYLTTKPVWTMQEIQNVAWEYINDEEVSQVVAANKRQPAYHPARQPGNGKRPKEHSRDGGPAKTFKPFSRVGKFTNYNPLTAPIIEVYQQIADKGILSKLRQLKDRTGGNKNLYCEYHKGFGHKTQDCFDLKDALE, from the coding sequence atgaatctAGAAGGTGTGGGTGATGAAGTGAGATGTTACGCCTTCCCCGTAACCTTAGCAGGGCCGGCAATCCGCTGGTTCAACGCTCTCTCCCAAGGCTCCGTGACAACTTTTGCGGACATAACCTGCACCTTCCTGGCTCAGTTTACCACTCGTATTGCTAAAGCTAAGCACCCGATCAACTTGCTAGGGGTGACACAGAGAAGCGGGAAACCGACAAGGAAGTACCTAGACAAGTTCAACGATGAATTCCTGGAGATTGACGGCCtaaccgactcggtggccagCTTGTGCTTGACGAATGGGCTGTTGAACGAAGATTTCAGGAAGTACCTTACCACCAAGCCCGTGTGGACGATGCAAGAAATCCAAAATGTGGCTTGGGAGTACATCAACGACGAGGAGGTTAGCCAAGTCGTAGCAGCCAACAAGCGGCAGCCCGCCTATCACCCTGCTCGTCAGCCCGGTAACGGAAAAAGGCCTAAGGAGCACTCCAGGGACGGAGGGCCTGCTAAGACCTTTAAGCCGTTCTCCCGGGTAGGAAAGTTCACTAACTACAATCCCCTGACGGCCCCGATCATCGAGGTGTACCAGCAAATAGCCGACAAAGGCATCTTGTCGAAGCTCCGCCAACTCAAGGATAGAACTGGAGGGAACAAAAACCTCTACTGCGAGTACCACAAAGGCTTCGGCCATAAAACCCAAGATTGTTTTGACCTGAAGGATGCTCTGGAGTAG
- the LOC112771464 gene encoding uncharacterized protein, translating to MIFEKGSMHSSSSNLDCFLRCTTPVIPSQVLAKSEMKGLNRLWHPWERERVEYFSLRDLWNRYDEWSAYGAGVPITLPNSDTLVQYYVPYLSAIQIFTSNTFREEFETGECETRDSCSDTLSDESECEKLWRWDGSSSEEGGMNNVEQDSHQLHFTDRLGHLYCQYFERSTPYGRVPLMDKITGLAQRYPGLMSLRSVDLSPASWMAVAWYPIYHIPMGRTIKDLSTCFLTYHTLSSSFQGMDLDDDIEGGHEKKKEEVEGISLPPFGLATYKMQGGNVWVSGRDQERLVSLLSVADSWLKQLRVQHHDFNYFMGIRQG from the exons atgattttcgaaaaagggtcaatgcattcttcttcttccaacCTTGACTGCTTCCTCCGCTGCACCACCCCTGTGATTCCATCCCAGGTTCTTGCAAAG TCTGAGATGAAAGGCCTGAATCGTTTGTGGCATCCATGGGAGAGAGAAAGGGTGGAATACTTCAGTCTTAGGGATCTATGGAACCGCTATGATGAATGGAGTGCGTATGGTGCTGGTGTCCCTATCACCTTGCCCAATTCTGACACACTTGTTCAGTACTATGTTCCTTACCTTTCTGCAATTCAGATTTTCACTAGCAACACCTTcag GGAAGAGTTTGAGACAGGGGAGTGTGAAACAAGGGATTCATGTAGTGATACCTTGAGCGATGAGAGTGAGTGTGAGAAGTTATGGAGATGGGATGGGAGTTCCTCAGAAGAAGGTGGAATGAATAATGTAGAACAAGATTCTCATCAATTGCATTTTACTGATAGATTAGGTCATCTCTATTGCCAATACTTTGAGAGATCAACTCCATATGGAAGAGTTCCTCTAATGGATAAG atcacAGGGTTAGCTCAAAGATATCCAGGGTTGATGTCATTAAGAAGCGTAGACCTTTCACCTGCAAGTTGGATGGCAGTTGCATG GTACCCGATTTATCACATTCCCATGGGAAGAACAATTAAAGATCTTTCCACATGCTTCCTCACTTACCACACACTTTCATCTTCATTTCAAG GTATGGAccttgatgatgatattgagggtggacatgagaagaaaaaggaagaagtggaagGAATCTCTTTGCCACCATTTGGTTTAGCAACATACAAGATGCAAGGTGGGAATGTGTGGGTCTCAGGTAGGGACCAAGAGAGGCTTGTCTCACTATTGAGTGTGGCTGATTCATGGTTGAAGCAACTTAGGGTTCAGCATCATGACTTTAATTACTTCATGGGCATTCGCCAAGgctaa